The following proteins are encoded in a genomic region of Mycoplasmopsis columbinasalis:
- the thrS gene encoding threonine--tRNA ligase: MKIHADKQLNHTTSHLLGAAVEQLYPGVKLGFGPATEEGFYYDFEFPTPISNEELAKIEKLMKKLVARNLVTIQIPESQYSFDNKPYKKELYDELKAAGKEITFYALQDPLNKEIVFKDLCAGNHTESTKVIKNFKLLSLAGAYWRGNSDNIQLTRIYGTSWHKKEELDAYLTLLQERKERDHRKIGKELKIFAFDQLTGQGLPIWLENGMYIHNEIRDLVLKKDRKYGFTEVLTPHFGNEELYKISGHLAHYKDDMFAPLIVENERLIPRPMTCPHHIVCYQMEKRSYRDLPIRYSEQSQLYRYEKSGALTGLERVRGMLLTEGHLFVREDQIDQEVKAMYELIKETLEIFKIEISYISLSLRDNQKDKYFNDDKMWNYAEKKLKQALDDLGVPYEEKYGEAAFYGPKIDIQIDTALGHEITVSTIQLDFLQPKNFDITYVDHNGQEVRPVMIHRGLIGTYERFVAILLEQTKGNLPFWLAPRQISVIPVNNLENLAYAREVYNELFEHNFRVKLDDKDERLPKKIREAQINKVKYQVILGAKETESKTISYREYGKEETINLPLTEFISLLTHKKLKYE; encoded by the coding sequence ATGAAAATTCATGCAGATAAACAACTAAACCATACCACCAGTCACCTTTTAGGTGCTGCTGTTGAACAACTTTATCCTGGTGTTAAACTTGGGTTTGGCCCAGCTACCGAAGAAGGCTTTTACTATGACTTTGAGTTTCCAACGCCAATTAGTAATGAAGAGTTAGCCAAAATTGAAAAGCTGATGAAAAAATTAGTAGCTCGTAATTTAGTGACAATTCAAATTCCAGAAAGTCAATACAGTTTTGACAATAAACCCTATAAAAAAGAACTCTACGACGAATTAAAAGCAGCGGGTAAAGAAATTACTTTTTATGCTTTGCAAGATCCCTTGAATAAAGAAATTGTCTTCAAAGACCTTTGTGCTGGTAACCATACAGAAAGTACAAAAGTAATAAAAAACTTTAAATTGCTTTCGCTTGCGGGTGCCTACTGACGTGGAAATAGTGACAATATTCAACTCACTAGAATTTATGGTACCTCTTGACACAAAAAAGAAGAGCTAGATGCTTACTTAACTTTACTCCAAGAACGTAAAGAACGTGACCACCGTAAAATTGGTAAAGAACTTAAAATCTTTGCTTTTGACCAACTTACTGGTCAAGGTTTACCAATTTGACTAGAAAACGGAATGTATATTCATAACGAAATTCGTGATTTAGTTCTTAAGAAAGACCGTAAGTATGGTTTTACCGAAGTTTTAACACCACACTTTGGTAACGAAGAACTCTACAAAATTAGTGGTCACTTAGCTCACTATAAAGATGATATGTTTGCACCACTCATTGTTGAAAACGAACGTTTAATTCCAAGACCAATGACTTGCCCACACCACATTGTGTGTTACCAAATGGAAAAACGTTCTTACCGCGATTTACCAATTCGTTACTCGGAACAAAGTCAACTTTATCGTTATGAAAAATCAGGTGCACTTACTGGTCTTGAAAGAGTGCGTGGTATGCTTTTAACTGAAGGACACTTGTTTGTGCGTGAAGACCAAATTGACCAAGAAGTTAAAGCGATGTACGAATTAATCAAGGAAACACTTGAAATTTTCAAAATCGAAATTAGTTACATTTCACTTTCACTCCGTGATAATCAAAAAGATAAATACTTCAATGATGACAAGATGTGAAACTATGCTGAAAAGAAACTAAAACAAGCTTTAGATGATTTGGGTGTTCCTTACGAAGAAAAATATGGTGAAGCAGCCTTCTATGGTCCAAAAATCGACATTCAAATTGATACGGCTTTAGGCCATGAAATTACAGTGTCAACGATTCAACTTGACTTCTTACAACCAAAAAACTTTGACATTACTTATGTAGATCACAATGGTCAAGAAGTGCGACCAGTGATGATTCACCGCGGTTTAATCGGTACCTATGAACGTTTTGTGGCAATTTTACTCGAACAAACTAAGGGTAATTTACCATTCTGACTTGCACCAAGACAAATTTCAGTGATTCCGGTAAACAACCTTGAAAATCTTGCTTACGCACGTGAAGTTTATAATGAATTATTTGAACACAATTTCCGTGTAAAACTAGATGATAAGGATGAACGCTTACCAAAGAAAATTAGAGAAGCTCAAATTAATAAAGTTAAATACCAAGTTATTTTAGGTGCTAAAGAAACCGAAAGTAAGACTATTTCTTATCGTGAATACGGTAAAGAAGAAACTATCAACTTACCATTAACTGAATTTATTAGTTTACTAACTCACAAAAAACTAAAATATGAGTAA
- a CDS encoding Mbov_0395 family pilin-like conjugal transfer protein, whose translation MNFITQLAETSPTETQKIGIETINKQAYSIGSQIWKFGAAFLGIGLVIAIGFIIYFALKLIMSNDQEHTEKYMRKIKISVLALGIVVGVLLIVSFIVPTVIELFSKSDPLSALNKSDKVS comes from the coding sequence ATGAATTTCATAACACAATTAGCAGAAACATCGCCAACCGAAACTCAAAAAATCGGAATTGAAACAATTAACAAACAAGCTTATAGCATAGGCTCACAAATCTGAAAATTTGGTGCCGCGTTCTTAGGAATTGGCTTAGTAATTGCAATTGGTTTTATTATCTATTTTGCCTTAAAACTAATTATGTCTAACGACCAGGAGCATACGGAAAAATATATGCGTAAAATCAAAATTTCCGTGCTTGCCCTTGGCATTGTTGTGGGCGTGCTCTTAATTGTTTCCTTTATTGTACCGACCGTAATTGAGTTATTTTCAAAATCAGACCCCTTAAGTGCTTTGAACAAAAGCGATAAAGTGAGTTAA
- a CDS encoding trigger factor-related chaperone: MLDLKEPEFTKKIPVQQDSFQWTYEQTAWQKTQTDVITELIKHKQKVTSEQPFRLAAKAASLTFQDAFVREVVKPSANEFSILNFRVIDPIKITKEEYTNALMYGKISFKDWEKYFDWKNINVPFKVRPHEPYDFVVDSAEKFLKNYPLFLDIKPEDEIQLEDNVELLLNVFSPKKEVLEENKLIKIVAQKFPNPSLNETVIGKKVGQEYSVNDPDNNHLKIVIVNAKRKQNVELTETLCQQHFPEFGSLENYKNTLVNDFLTENAVNLLTEHWVNLLDYLGGQVYFDIADTPYRKILFENEIQWHKDHVPLVGELLKDYETLSFVDKSDEKSQQLKFMLATFNKPIIKHLLFDLIEKDTPEFELSDEEKENFLQWFVRVSQDDPFSPEMQARLEDTLRFVRVAMYSAKYNEPELYYELKHYLKWKAFQ, translated from the coding sequence ATGTTAGATCTCAAAGAACCAGAATTTACCAAAAAAATACCAGTTCAACAAGATAGTTTTCAATGAACATATGAACAAACAGCTTGACAAAAAACCCAAACTGATGTCATCACCGAATTAATTAAACACAAACAAAAAGTTACTTCAGAGCAACCATTCCGTTTAGCAGCTAAAGCTGCATCTCTTACCTTTCAGGATGCATTTGTAAGAGAGGTTGTTAAACCGAGTGCAAACGAGTTTAGTATTTTGAATTTTAGAGTAATTGATCCAATTAAAATTACCAAAGAAGAATATACAAACGCATTAATGTATGGCAAAATTAGTTTTAAAGATTGAGAAAAATATTTTGACTGAAAAAACATCAATGTGCCTTTTAAAGTTAGACCTCACGAACCATACGATTTTGTAGTGGACTCGGCAGAAAAATTCTTAAAAAATTATCCGCTTTTCCTTGACATTAAACCTGAAGACGAAATTCAACTCGAAGATAATGTTGAATTACTTTTAAATGTGTTTTCCCCTAAAAAAGAAGTTTTGGAAGAAAATAAATTAATTAAAATTGTTGCTCAAAAATTTCCTAATCCATCGCTTAATGAAACAGTGATTGGCAAAAAAGTAGGACAAGAATATTCAGTAAATGATCCCGACAATAATCACCTTAAAATTGTGATTGTTAACGCCAAGAGAAAACAAAATGTTGAACTTACTGAAACATTATGTCAACAACACTTTCCTGAATTTGGCAGTTTAGAAAACTACAAAAATACTTTGGTAAATGACTTTTTAACAGAAAATGCCGTTAATTTATTAACAGAACACTGAGTTAATCTTTTAGACTACCTTGGCGGACAAGTTTATTTTGATATAGCAGATACGCCATATCGTAAAATTTTGTTCGAAAATGAAATTCAGTGACACAAAGACCATGTTCCTTTAGTTGGAGAATTGCTTAAAGATTATGAAACTTTAAGTTTTGTTGACAAAAGTGATGAAAAAAGTCAACAACTTAAATTTATGTTAGCAACTTTTAACAAACCAATAATTAAACACTTATTATTCGATCTTATTGAAAAAGACACACCAGAATTCGAATTAAGTGATGAGGAAAAAGAAAATTTCTTGCAATGATTCGTCCGTGTTTCACAAGATGATCCTTTTTCACCTGAAATGCAAGCCAGATTAGAAGATACTTTAAGATTCGTTCGTGTCGCTATGTATTCAGCAAAATACAATGAACCTGAACTTTACTACGAACTTAAACACTATCTTAAATGAAAAGCTTTTCAATAA
- a CDS encoding MAG3450 family membrane protein, which translates to MSKNAKQPKQPTTYSYKALTSTLFFIIFIILPLTAIYITGTNDIGNNNLIKNFWIVFGCTYGIGLFAILLDFLLVKLKVLNARSFNFSVPMVVLFCFMTPTAYVSGFPLYARVIVVFVLVVIVTLLMNILITKIEAKKN; encoded by the coding sequence ATGAGTAAAAACGCTAAACAACCTAAACAACCAACAACTTACAGTTACAAAGCCTTAACTTCAACCTTATTTTTTATCATTTTCATTATCTTACCCTTAACAGCAATTTATATTACTGGGACAAACGACATCGGTAACAACAATTTAATTAAAAATTTTTGAATTGTTTTTGGCTGTACCTATGGTATAGGATTATTCGCAATTTTGTTAGATTTTCTCTTAGTTAAATTAAAAGTTTTAAACGCACGTTCATTTAACTTTTCCGTGCCGATGGTTGTCTTATTTTGTTTTATGACACCAACTGCCTATGTGTCAGGCTTCCCGTTGTATGCGCGTGTAATTGTGGTGTTTGTGCTTGTAGTTATTGTCACTTTACTAATGAACATTTTAATTACCAAAATCGAAGCTAAGAAAAACTAA
- a CDS encoding YitT family protein: MKENQQKQAKFERITEVQRAKIKQSLLTFGTFYRVKSLRWQIVFTVLIGALFGLTQYFVIQITGLYEMGVAAISQATARLMYQVLPFNEVTRFIIYNTIFWLLNFFANVPLFILAYKKIGKRFTLLNLIFMISVTVVGLIISNSIYDSQHLYLFGKLDEHNLIKWTSDNIGDLSILIYGLLWGGLQAIFTAILLIIDSSSAGFDILSVYLSRKKFRDVGSFLMFLHFVSFLFAYFFGSYLTNGLKENQWDMQLLFSPAFVAGLIMVLFNGWILNMLFPKFKMVKVEVITSKPWEIVDKVNELKEYRFSTSVKEMVGGFTRTPQNVVMTTCLYIDAAQILEVANKVDPNAFIMISDLKKVDGYMYITHSEYKYILKKNRKNNTQKPLGEPTSNTTLTATLLNPELPKLETNLTNVETQLENLKAELELVKQEVQKTDTETKTSD; the protein is encoded by the coding sequence ATGAAAGAGAATCAACAAAAACAAGCTAAGTTTGAACGGATTACAGAAGTCCAACGAGCAAAAATTAAACAGTCATTATTGACTTTTGGCACATTTTATCGTGTTAAAAGTTTGAGATGACAAATTGTTTTTACAGTTCTAATTGGAGCTTTGTTTGGTTTAACTCAGTATTTTGTTATCCAAATTACCGGACTTTATGAAATGGGTGTAGCTGCAATTAGTCAAGCAACAGCACGCCTTATGTATCAGGTTTTACCTTTTAATGAAGTTACACGTTTTATTATCTACAACACAATTTTCTGGTTGCTTAACTTTTTTGCTAATGTGCCGCTGTTTATTTTGGCTTACAAAAAAATAGGAAAGCGTTTTACACTTTTAAATCTAATTTTTATGATTTCAGTTACTGTTGTAGGTTTGATTATTTCAAACTCAATCTACGATTCGCAACATTTATATTTGTTTGGAAAATTAGACGAACATAATTTAATCAAATGAACTAGCGACAACATCGGTGACTTATCAATTTTAATTTATGGTTTATTGTGAGGTGGTTTACAAGCAATCTTTACAGCAATTTTATTAATTATTGATAGTTCTTCAGCTGGTTTTGATATTTTAAGTGTTTACTTATCAAGAAAAAAATTCCGTGATGTTGGTAGCTTTCTAATGTTTTTACACTTTGTATCATTCTTATTTGCTTACTTTTTTGGTAGTTATTTAACTAACGGACTAAAAGAAAATCAATGAGATATGCAACTATTATTTAGTCCTGCTTTTGTTGCGGGATTAATTATGGTGTTATTCAATGGTTGAATTTTGAATATGTTGTTTCCAAAGTTCAAAATGGTCAAAGTTGAAGTCATCACTTCGAAACCATGAGAAATCGTTGACAAAGTTAACGAACTTAAAGAGTATCGTTTTTCAACTAGCGTTAAAGAAATGGTTGGTGGCTTTACACGTACACCACAAAATGTTGTAATGACAACTTGTCTTTACATTGATGCAGCGCAAATTCTAGAAGTAGCTAACAAAGTTGATCCAAATGCTTTTATTATGATTTCTGACTTGAAAAAAGTTGACGGATATATGTATATTACACATTCAGAATACAAATATATTTTGAAAAAGAATCGTAAAAACAACACACAAAAACCACTTGGCGAACCAACAAGTAACACTACTTTAACAGCGACTTTACTAAATCCTGAGTTACCTAAACTCGAAACGAATTTAACTAATGTCGAAACTCAACTTGAGAATTTAAAAGCTGAACTCGAATTAGTTAAACAAGAAGTCCAAAAGACCGACACCGAAACAAAAACAAGCGACTAA
- a CDS encoding PTS sugar transporter subunit IIA has protein sequence MKFKDKFLIGLLTVVTFGFCWVYWKKQHKKKNIQQVSTMALPGYVNLNELITLLGEKANITEVDATLSNLKLAIQDRQKVNLEALKNLKYVSGIMAGETKITLVVGDIAQSLKNELAKLLTA, from the coding sequence ATGAAATTTAAAGATAAGTTTTTAATTGGTTTGTTAACCGTAGTAACTTTTGGTTTTTGCTGAGTTTATTGAAAAAAACAGCATAAAAAAAAGAACATCCAACAAGTTTCAACAATGGCTTTGCCTGGGTATGTTAATCTCAATGAATTAATTACTTTGCTTGGCGAAAAAGCCAATATTACAGAGGTGGATGCAACATTATCTAATTTAAAATTAGCGATTCAAGATAGACAAAAAGTGAACCTTGAAGCTTTAAAAAATCTGAAATATGTCTCGGGAATAATGGCGGGTGAAACTAAAATCACACTTGTTGTTGGCGATATTGCTCAAAGTCTCAAAAATGAGCTTGCAAAATTGCTCACAGCTTAA
- a CDS encoding lipoprotein 17-related variable surface protein has translation MKPGKVFLTTALGAILVGTTCAVPAVLLTKKNEQRVEQATFVEEIKTTPLTLAYAQEAQKATTKVSALNVADFSLNVQTEGQTTPIPFVLKNPAVTTTYKIISSNTDMIQGIAVVQVTFTKNTSTTVRTFTMSGFLKEATQDETVAKLISDELLSIGSAKLIAQKNTADYLPSEIKPADIQLLNLKGSPYQQKDQFVYDLNLIPDDQKGTLKVEVSIALKNTNDTSKRVLPTPITNLMTLETHNKIATLNSLLDTFASVTWTKSGATAPTQSVFLPSEIATQAQTEEFTFYRDSTHTEATKITLPDGVKVIITTKTPFDRDGNLELTLTLKENELSSKSKTIVLKNCLNLPQSYLKKDLERIAAVIYTKNKQLLPSELNLTFADLTLNAGEFVPFSQYTYTLINVKKDDRGATPSEQSTQTGTYSFQIQAQDANGETFSSQVYTLDGFYTTSYVQTQREELDNLLAKAYYADHLHFDGETTTPENKSELFPSAVIAQANFDQGVVLYARSGETLDFGTGKVIKVLRKTANDMSGKIELELALYDSATNITSTARQFTITGYKHN, from the coding sequence ATGAAACCAGGAAAAGTCTTTCTCACCACAGCATTAGGTGCGATTTTAGTTGGAACTACTTGTGCAGTTCCTGCGGTGCTATTAACTAAGAAAAATGAACAAAGAGTTGAACAAGCAACTTTTGTCGAAGAAATTAAAACAACGCCTTTAACTCTTGCTTACGCACAAGAGGCGCAAAAAGCAACAACGAAAGTAAGCGCACTTAATGTTGCTGATTTTTCACTTAATGTTCAAACTGAAGGTCAAACTACACCCATTCCTTTTGTTTTAAAAAACCCTGCTGTTACAACTACTTATAAAATTATTAGTAGCAATACAGATATGATTCAAGGAATTGCAGTAGTACAAGTTACATTTACAAAAAACACAAGTACAACAGTACGCACTTTTACAATGTCAGGTTTTTTAAAAGAAGCAACTCAAGACGAAACTGTGGCAAAATTGATTTCAGATGAATTGCTTAGCATTGGTAGTGCTAAATTAATTGCACAAAAGAATACGGCAGACTACTTACCAAGTGAAATTAAACCTGCGGACATTCAATTACTCAATCTTAAAGGTTCTCCGTATCAACAAAAAGACCAATTTGTTTACGATCTTAATTTAATCCCAGATGACCAAAAAGGTACATTGAAAGTCGAAGTAAGCATCGCTCTTAAGAACACCAATGACACCAGTAAACGTGTGTTACCTACTCCAATTACTAACTTAATGACTTTGGAAACACACAACAAAATTGCAACTTTAAACAGTCTGCTTGATACTTTTGCTAGTGTGACTTGAACAAAAAGTGGTGCCACAGCACCAACACAAAGTGTATTTTTACCTTCAGAAATTGCTACGCAAGCGCAAACGGAGGAGTTCACTTTTTATCGAGATTCTACACACACAGAAGCCACAAAAATCACTTTGCCTGATGGTGTTAAAGTAATTATTACCACGAAAACTCCTTTTGATCGTGACGGCAATTTAGAACTCACCTTAACTTTAAAAGAAAATGAGTTAAGTAGTAAAAGTAAAACCATTGTTTTGAAAAATTGCCTAAACTTACCACAGTCATACTTGAAAAAAGATCTTGAACGAATTGCAGCAGTTATTTATACTAAAAACAAGCAATTATTACCAAGTGAATTGAATCTAACCTTTGCTGATTTAACGCTTAATGCAGGTGAGTTTGTTCCCTTTTCACAATATACTTATACCTTAATTAATGTTAAAAAAGATGATCGCGGTGCAACTCCAAGTGAGCAATCTACACAAACAGGCACTTATTCGTTTCAAATTCAAGCACAAGATGCTAATGGAGAAACATTTTCTTCGCAAGTTTACACTCTTGATGGCTTCTATACAACATCATATGTGCAAACTCAAAGAGAAGAATTAGACAACTTATTAGCAAAAGCTTATTACGCTGATCACTTACATTTTGATGGTGAAACTACCACTCCTGAAAACAAAAGTGAATTATTCCCTTCTGCTGTAATAGCGCAAGCTAACTTTGATCAAGGTGTTGTTTTGTACGCACGAAGTGGTGAAACGCTTGATTTTGGTACAGGCAAAGTAATTAAAGTGCTAAGAAAAACAGCAAATGATATGTCTGGCAAAATTGAACTAGAACTTGCTCTCTATGATTCAGCTACCAATATTACTAGCACTGCTAGACAATTTACAATTACTGGTTATAAACATAATTAA
- the trpS gene encoding tryptophan--tRNA ligase, with the protein MQKRLVSGIKPTGNLTLGNYIGALKNFVKLQDQYDSYFFVADLHALTTGTINSKELYQARYEIVAMYLACGLDPNKATIFFQSDLVEHAETQWLFVSEVAIGELYRMTQFKDKSQKLAKQDNGTEKIPVGLLMYPVLMAADILIYNADVVPVGEDQKQHLELTRQIAQRFNKNYKTKFTIPNGIVPPVGARIKSLTNPESKMSKSEASSKATIYLHDDPDVAYNKIMKAVTDSENKVYIADHKPGVVNLLHIYAALTDISLEAAADRFKDANYVEFKQAVAQVVKDELIKIQTNYAKVKNQVHAVVTAGATKAKQICAPIVSDLKAKMGFN; encoded by the coding sequence ATGCAAAAACGTTTAGTAAGTGGGATTAAACCAACCGGTAATTTGACTCTGGGCAATTACATTGGTGCTCTGAAAAATTTCGTGAAATTGCAAGATCAATATGATTCGTATTTTTTTGTGGCTGACTTACACGCCTTAACTACAGGCACAATCAACTCTAAAGAGCTTTACCAAGCTCGCTATGAAATTGTTGCTATGTATTTAGCTTGCGGACTCGATCCAAACAAAGCTACAATTTTCTTTCAGTCTGACTTGGTTGAACACGCCGAAACACAATGACTTTTTGTAAGTGAAGTCGCCATTGGCGAACTATACCGTATGACTCAATTTAAAGACAAGAGCCAAAAGTTAGCAAAACAAGACAATGGGACAGAAAAAATTCCAGTTGGCTTATTGATGTATCCAGTGCTAATGGCTGCTGATATTTTAATTTATAACGCAGATGTAGTGCCTGTTGGTGAAGATCAAAAGCAACACCTTGAACTCACACGCCAAATTGCACAACGTTTTAACAAAAATTACAAAACTAAATTCACAATTCCTAATGGTATTGTTCCACCTGTTGGTGCAAGAATTAAATCTTTAACTAATCCAGAAAGTAAAATGTCGAAGAGCGAAGCAAGTTCAAAAGCAACAATTTACTTACACGATGATCCTGATGTAGCTTACAACAAAATTATGAAAGCTGTCACAGATAGTGAAAACAAAGTTTACATTGCCGACCACAAACCTGGTGTAGTTAATCTTCTACACATTTATGCCGCCTTGACAGACATTTCACTTGAAGCTGCTGCTGATCGTTTCAAAGATGCTAATTATGTTGAATTTAAACAAGCAGTCGCACAAGTGGTAAAAGATGAATTAATTAAAATTCAAACTAATTATGCAAAAGTTAAAAACCAAGTCCACGCAGTCGTAACTGCTGGCGCTACTAAAGCTAAGCAAATTTGCGCCCCAATTGTAAGTGATCTCAAAGCTAAAATGGGTTTCAATTAA
- a CDS encoding Mbov_0396 family ICE element transmembrane protein — protein MNSGDGVKTNISGYILIIGAAYAVIMSFIRLVEFIFHLVILFFVAPFSAAGSLLDDGLSIKKWNRKFWSKNIVIYSMLLSLIIFGFVVEMAVDFLNTLNLYWVVKIVFLALITIGSCFACLSFTSIVANLIGEEISVRKNVANLKAKAASFKVLKSPKATKTTKAKPGTKPVLQRNQKTLMKRNQAFKPQQLMQRGQANKTQSMRERLKQALAKANAAQQATKPNI, from the coding sequence ATGAATTCCGGTGATGGTGTCAAAACAAACATTAGCGGTTACATCTTAATTATTGGTGCCGCTTACGCGGTGATAATGAGCTTTATTCGTCTGGTGGAATTTATTTTTCACCTGGTGATTTTATTCTTTGTCGCGCCGTTTTCGGCAGCTGGTTCGTTATTAGATGATGGTTTAAGTATCAAAAAGTGAAACCGTAAGTTTTGGTCGAAAAACATTGTTATTTATTCGATGTTACTAAGCTTAATTATTTTTGGCTTTGTTGTCGAAATGGCAGTTGATTTTTTAAACACTTTAAATTTATATTGAGTAGTCAAAATTGTCTTTTTAGCTTTAATCACCATCGGCAGTTGCTTTGCGTGTTTATCGTTTACCTCCATTGTAGCTAACTTAATCGGCGAAGAAATTTCCGTGCGTAAGAACGTGGCGAATTTGAAAGCCAAAGCTGCGTCATTTAAAGTCCTTAAAAGTCCGAAAGCAACTAAAACCACTAAAGCTAAACCAGGTACCAAACCGGTCTTACAACGCAACCAAAAAACCCTAATGAAACGAAATCAAGCATTCAAACCGCAACAACTAATGCAACGCGGACAGGCAAATAAAACCCAATCAATGCGCGAGCGTTTAAAGCAAGCGTTAGCTAAGGCTAACGCCGCCCAACAAGCCACTAAACCTAACATTTAA
- a CDS encoding ABC-F family ATP-binding cassette domain-containing protein, whose translation MIEVQSLSKVFVDKKLFENVNLKFTAGNTYGIIGANGAGKSTFLKILAKEIEPTSGQIIIEKGRRLSVLSQDQNAFDDLVVTDVVIMGNTDLHKIKEEKDAIYANPDATMEDYTRAGELEEKYGELGGWTAENDAQELLSGLQIPKDKWNVLMKELTANQKIKVLLAKALFGNPDILIMDEPTNHLDLRAIKWLENFLAEYENVVIVVSHDSDFLDNICTHIVDIDFNEAKVYTGNYSFWKESSELARELMKQSNAKKEQQIEKLKQFIARFSANASKSRQATSRKKSLEKITLDEIKPSNRKYPYIAWDLNREPGKDILSVENLTYVDEKGKTLFENVSFTLSKGEKMVLIGEDDIAKTRFLECLIGKIQPTSGTIKWGQTIKFTYYPNENKEYFQEDITILEWISKWPLLNSTEETKDVSDQRMRGFLGRMLFSNDSVFKKVNVTSGGEKARLMFSRMMLLEANFLIFDQPLDHLDAESIDSVIEGLKKYKGGAIFTTYNRAFVNNVANVILEIAPDKSFTYHGTLDEYEKIMNY comes from the coding sequence ATGATTGAAGTTCAATCCTTAAGTAAAGTCTTTGTTGACAAAAAACTTTTTGAAAACGTGAATCTCAAATTTACAGCTGGAAATACATATGGAATTATCGGCGCCAACGGAGCTGGTAAAAGTACGTTTTTAAAAATTTTAGCTAAAGAAATCGAACCAACCAGTGGTCAAATCATTATTGAAAAAGGGCGCAGATTAAGTGTACTTAGTCAGGATCAAAATGCCTTTGATGATCTAGTTGTTACTGATGTAGTTATTATGGGTAACACTGACTTACACAAAATCAAAGAAGAAAAAGATGCTATCTACGCCAATCCTGACGCCACAATGGAAGATTACACCAGAGCAGGTGAACTAGAAGAAAAATACGGCGAACTTGGTGGTTGAACTGCAGAAAATGATGCTCAAGAATTACTTTCAGGACTACAAATTCCAAAAGACAAGTGAAATGTTTTAATGAAAGAATTAACAGCTAACCAAAAAATTAAAGTGTTATTGGCCAAAGCACTTTTTGGTAACCCTGATATCTTAATAATGGACGAACCTACTAACCACCTCGACTTGCGCGCTATTAAATGACTAGAAAACTTTTTAGCTGAATATGAAAATGTTGTGATTGTTGTTTCCCACGATAGTGACTTCTTAGACAACATTTGCACACACATTGTCGATATTGATTTTAATGAGGCAAAAGTTTACACTGGTAACTATTCATTCTGAAAAGAAAGTAGTGAACTAGCTCGTGAATTAATGAAACAATCAAACGCCAAAAAAGAACAACAAATTGAAAAACTTAAACAATTCATCGCTCGTTTCTCAGCTAACGCTTCTAAGTCACGGCAAGCTACGAGTCGGAAAAAATCACTTGAAAAAATTACTTTGGATGAAATTAAACCTTCTAATCGTAAGTACCCTTACATTGCCTGAGATCTTAATCGTGAACCTGGTAAAGATATTTTGAGTGTTGAAAACTTAACTTACGTAGATGAAAAAGGTAAAACTCTCTTTGAAAATGTTTCTTTCACCCTTTCTAAAGGTGAAAAAATGGTGTTGATTGGTGAAGATGACATTGCTAAAACTCGCTTTTTAGAATGTTTAATTGGTAAAATTCAACCAACTAGTGGCACAATCAAATGAGGACAAACCATTAAATTTACTTACTATCCAAACGAAAACAAAGAATACTTCCAAGAAGATATCACCATTTTAGAATGAATTTCCAAATGGCCTTTACTCAATTCAACCGAAGAAACTAAAGATGTTAGTGACCAGAGAATGAGGGGTTTTTTAGGTAGAATGTTATTCTCTAACGACTCTGTCTTTAAGAAGGTTAATGTTACTTCCGGTGGTGAAAAAGCTCGGTTAATGTTTTCAAGAATGATGTTACTAGAAGCTAACTTTTTAATTTTTGACCAACCACTAGACCACTTAGACGCCGAAAGCATTGATAGTGTGATTGAAGGACTTAAAAAATACAAAGGTGGTGCAATTTTTACTACTTACAACCGTGCTTTTGTAAATAATGTAGCGAACGTTATTCTTGAAATTGCTCCTGATAAAAGCTTTACCTATCACGGTACTTTAGACGAATACGAAAAAATTATGAATTATTAA